One genomic region from Natrinema caseinilyticum encodes:
- a CDS encoding succinate dehydrogenase, giving the protein MAERYSSFTPGGTGWFLQRITAAFLVVVLAFHFFLLHFVNHAYEVTFLATQARMENVGYFLTMVLFLITAAFHGVNGVYNALVNQGLQGTQKKVVLAVLVVAALALVAQGTYVALAMAGMI; this is encoded by the coding sequence ATGGCGGAACGGTACTCTTCGTTCACGCCCGGCGGGACCGGCTGGTTCCTCCAGCGGATCACGGCGGCGTTTCTGGTCGTCGTTCTGGCCTTTCACTTCTTTCTGCTTCACTTCGTCAATCACGCGTACGAAGTAACCTTCTTGGCCACTCAGGCCCGAATGGAGAACGTTGGTTACTTCCTCACGATGGTGTTGTTCCTGATCACCGCCGCGTTCCACGGCGTCAACGGCGTCTACAACGCGCTGGTCAATCAGGGGCTCCAGGGGACTCAGAAGAAAGTTGTGCTGGCGGTGCTGGTCGTCGCTGCCCTCGCACTCGTCGCACAGGGAACCTACGTCGCACTCGCGATGGCGGGGATGATCTAA
- a CDS encoding succinate dehydrogenase/fumarate reductase iron-sulfur subunit — translation MSTQQVEPESQEAPEDPAMKGAESPAAEKQKEGEAIDQTTADASELEGETAHIKVFRYDPEVEAKQEPRFDDFHVPFEKGMTVLDAVMYARDEYDSSLTFRHSCRQAVCGSDAFFVNGKQRLGCKTQIADLEQPIRIEPLPHQEVVKDLVVDMDHFYDQMHTVEPYFQQEDLPEGELEEQRQSRENREKVKMSTRCIWCGACMSSCNIAAGDNEYLGPAAINKAYRFAMDEREDEEIKEHRLRILEQEHGVWRCQTQFSCTEVCPKDIPLTEHIQELKREAVKKNLKFW, via the coding sequence ATGAGTACGCAACAAGTCGAACCGGAGAGTCAGGAAGCACCGGAAGACCCGGCGATGAAGGGCGCGGAGTCGCCGGCCGCAGAAAAACAGAAAGAAGGCGAGGCGATCGACCAGACGACGGCCGACGCCTCCGAACTCGAGGGGGAGACGGCACACATCAAGGTGTTTCGATACGATCCCGAAGTCGAAGCGAAACAGGAACCTCGCTTCGACGACTTCCACGTTCCCTTCGAGAAGGGGATGACCGTCCTCGACGCGGTCATGTACGCCCGCGACGAGTACGATTCGTCGCTGACGTTCCGACACTCCTGTCGGCAGGCCGTCTGTGGCTCCGACGCGTTCTTCGTCAACGGGAAGCAGCGACTGGGCTGTAAGACCCAGATCGCCGACCTGGAACAACCGATTCGCATCGAACCGCTCCCGCACCAGGAGGTCGTCAAAGACCTGGTCGTCGACATGGACCACTTCTACGACCAGATGCACACCGTCGAGCCGTACTTCCAGCAGGAAGACCTCCCGGAGGGCGAACTCGAGGAGCAGCGACAGTCCCGCGAGAATCGCGAGAAGGTCAAGATGTCCACGCGCTGTATCTGGTGTGGCGCGTGTATGTCCTCGTGTAACATCGCCGCCGGGGACAACGAGTATCTGGGGCCCGCGGCGATCAACAAGGCCTACCGGTTCGCGATGGACGAACGCGAAGACGAGGAAATCAAAGAGCATCGACTCCGCATTCTCGAGCAGGAACACGGCGTCTGGCGGTGTCAGACCCAGTTCTCCTGTACCGAGGTGTGTCCGAAAGACATCCCGCTCACCGAGCACATTCAGGAGCTCAAGCGGGAAGCGGTCAAGAAAAACCTGAAGTTCTGGTAA
- a CDS encoding FAD-binding protein — protein sequence MYEHDVIVVGAGGAGLRAAIAAHEAGADVAIVTKLHPVRSHTGAAEGGINAALQEGDDWELHAYDTMKGSDYLGDAPAVETLAKNSPEETINLEHWGMPFSREDDGRVSQRPFGGLSYPRTTYAGAETGHHLLHVMYEQVVKRGIQVYDEWYVMDLATSDEPDPNDRTCHGVVAYDIQSGKIEGFKATGGVVLASGGPGQAFDHTTNAVSCTGDGHAMAYRAGAPLEDMEFIQFHPTSLPSTGVLISEGVRGEGGILYNNEGERFMFEHGYANNSGELASRDVVARAELTEVNEGRGVDDEYVHLDMRHLGEERIMDRLENILHLAEDFEGVDGLVEPMPVKPGQHYAMGGIEVDENGQTCVGGLYAAGECACVSVHGGNRLGGNALPELIVFGKRAGRHAAGDDLGEPKIKTGYGDDVEDETDTELPVAPGEAGLDSTSGVAADGGVTAEADGILERAVESTRERVEYLIDKDDGVQHAEIRAKLQRAMTDYVNVFRTGDGVRKALRIIRECREEYQDVYVDDPSRTFNTDLQQTIETRNLIDVAETIALGALVRNEFRGAHWRQENQIRDDENWLKHTLISWDNGNPSIFYRPVILEGENKTYEPKERSY from the coding sequence ATGTACGAACACGACGTTATCGTAGTCGGCGCGGGCGGCGCTGGCCTCCGGGCCGCGATCGCAGCACACGAAGCCGGAGCGGACGTGGCGATCGTCACGAAACTCCACCCGGTCCGCAGTCACACCGGCGCGGCGGAGGGCGGAATCAACGCCGCACTCCAGGAGGGCGACGACTGGGAACTCCACGCTTACGACACGATGAAGGGGTCGGACTACCTCGGCGACGCGCCGGCGGTCGAGACCCTCGCCAAGAACTCACCCGAGGAGACCATCAACCTCGAGCACTGGGGGATGCCGTTCTCCCGCGAGGACGACGGTCGGGTTTCACAGCGTCCGTTCGGCGGGCTTTCTTACCCGCGGACCACCTACGCCGGTGCCGAAACGGGCCATCACCTGCTGCACGTCATGTACGAGCAGGTCGTCAAGCGCGGCATTCAGGTCTACGACGAGTGGTACGTCATGGACCTCGCGACGAGCGACGAACCCGATCCGAACGACCGCACGTGCCACGGCGTCGTCGCTTACGACATCCAGTCCGGCAAGATCGAGGGCTTCAAGGCCACCGGCGGGGTCGTCCTCGCGAGCGGCGGTCCCGGACAGGCGTTCGATCACACCACCAACGCCGTCTCCTGTACCGGCGACGGCCACGCGATGGCGTATCGTGCGGGCGCACCGCTCGAGGACATGGAGTTCATCCAGTTCCATCCGACCTCGTTGCCGTCGACCGGCGTTCTCATCTCCGAGGGCGTCCGCGGGGAAGGCGGCATCCTCTACAACAACGAGGGCGAGCGGTTCATGTTCGAGCACGGCTACGCGAACAACTCCGGTGAACTCGCCTCTCGGGACGTCGTCGCCCGCGCCGAACTCACCGAAGTCAACGAAGGACGCGGTGTCGACGACGAGTACGTCCATCTCGACATGCGCCACCTCGGCGAGGAGCGCATCATGGACCGTCTCGAAAACATCCTCCACCTCGCGGAGGACTTCGAAGGCGTCGACGGCCTCGTCGAACCGATGCCGGTCAAACCCGGTCAGCACTACGCGATGGGCGGCATCGAAGTCGACGAGAACGGTCAGACCTGCGTCGGCGGACTCTACGCTGCCGGCGAGTGTGCCTGCGTCTCAGTCCACGGCGGGAACCGCCTGGGCGGGAACGCCTTGCCTGAACTCATCGTCTTCGGGAAGCGCGCGGGCCGTCACGCCGCCGGCGACGATCTCGGCGAGCCCAAAATCAAAACCGGCTACGGGGACGACGTCGAGGACGAGACCGACACCGAACTGCCGGTCGCCCCCGGCGAAGCGGGGCTGGACTCGACCAGCGGTGTCGCCGCGGACGGGGGGGTTACCGCCGAGGCAGACGGTATCCTCGAGCGCGCCGTCGAGTCGACTCGAGAACGAGTCGAGTACTTGATAGACAAAGACGACGGCGTACAGCACGCGGAGATCCGCGCGAAACTCCAGCGAGCGATGACCGACTACGTGAACGTCTTCCGTACCGGCGACGGAGTCAGGAAGGCCCTGCGGATCATCCGCGAGTGCCGCGAGGAGTACCAGGACGTGTACGTCGACGATCCGTCGCGAACGTTCAACACCGACCTCCAGCAGACGATCGAGACGCGCAACCTGATCGACGTCGCCGAGACGATCGCACTCGGCGCACTCGTCCGCAACGAATTCCGCGGGGCCCACTGGCGTCAGGAAAATCAGATCCGCGACGACGAGAACTGGCTCAAACACACGCTTATCTCGTGGGACAACGGCAATCCCTCGATCTTCTACCGTCCGGTCATCCTCGAGGGCGAGAACAAGACCTACGAGCCGAAAGAGCGTAGCTACTGA
- the sdhC gene encoding succinate dehydrogenase, cytochrome b556 subunit, protein MSQSYNRGLIEDFGRWKEFSAGMWAWIFHKFTGWMLIGYLFTHIAVLSTSLGAAGNASAIQAETDVYTTTLQGLEGLFLVRLLEVGLLAVAVFHILNGLRLLMVDLGVGLEAQDKSFYASLVLTGAITVASVPTFLSGVSL, encoded by the coding sequence ATGAGTCAGTCTTACAATCGCGGTCTCATCGAGGACTTCGGCCGCTGGAAGGAGTTCTCGGCCGGCATGTGGGCGTGGATCTTCCACAAGTTCACCGGGTGGATGCTGATCGGCTACCTGTTTACCCACATCGCCGTGCTGAGTACGTCTCTCGGCGCAGCGGGGAACGCATCGGCGATTCAAGCAGAAACGGACGTGTACACCACGACCCTCCAGGGCCTCGAGGGGCTCTTTCTCGTCCGCCTTCTCGAGGTCGGCCTGCTCGCGGTGGCCGTCTTCCACATTCTGAACGGCCTCCGACTGCTGATGGTCGACCTCGGCGTCGGACTCGAGGCACAGGACAAGAGTTTCTACGCTTCGCTGGTGTTGACGGGTGCGATCACCGTCGCGAGCGTCCCGACGTTCCTCTCCGGGGTGAGCCTCTGA
- a CDS encoding MarR family transcriptional regulator yields MTSTATSGLDVSLPTELDSDRAKLVYLYLAASNGATAEDLCTDLAVTKGAVLSITGTLRERGYLEHTDGRYELI; encoded by the coding sequence ATGACATCGACAGCGACGTCGGGTCTCGACGTATCGCTTCCGACGGAACTCGATTCCGACCGAGCGAAACTGGTGTACCTGTATCTCGCAGCGAGTAACGGTGCGACCGCCGAAGACCTCTGTACCGATCTCGCTGTCACGAAAGGCGCCGTCCTCTCGATCACGGGCACGCTGCGAGAACGGGGCTATCTCGAGCACACGGACGGACGATACGAACTCATTTGA
- a CDS encoding XapX domain-containing protein gives MTMHITVLALLTGLVTGALFRYLAIPIPAPPELPGVVGIVGIYVGYKLIDYLGIGVDLLEIAGL, from the coding sequence ATGACGATGCACATCACCGTTCTCGCACTCCTGACCGGACTCGTCACCGGTGCACTGTTCCGCTATCTCGCGATTCCGATTCCTGCACCACCGGAACTTCCCGGCGTCGTGGGAATCGTCGGGATATACGTCGGCTATAAGCTGATCGACTATCTGGGAATCGGCGTGGATCTGCTCGAAATAGCCGGCCTGTAA
- a CDS encoding succinylglutamate desuccinylase/aspartoacylase family protein: MSDDAATTEPPDEPGATDQMEDAFTYNGGRVDPGESANIRYGISETYLGDPVRIPVTVINGEQPGPTVFLSAAAHGDELNGIEVVREVAHDWDHSVLHGTLVCLPVMNVPGFIAQERYLPIYDRDLNRSFPGREGSTSARRMAHQIYTNFIEPCDIGVDFHTSTRGRTNMLHVRANMERPNVARLANAFSSNVIIAGEGPSGTLRREATEAGIPTITVEMGEAHRFQRRLIDRALTGVASVLAEFGLHRDSSVHWPGWRTVIDTDDEKTWLRADAGGIVDMKRGRGALVEEGEVICAITNPFKEEEDIVTVEAPFTGLIVGVLENPVVYPGNPLCHLVGLSPDTLTALERERTTERSRSDLRRQEHRD; the protein is encoded by the coding sequence ATGAGCGACGACGCTGCGACGACCGAACCGCCCGACGAACCGGGCGCTACCGATCAGATGGAGGACGCGTTCACGTACAACGGCGGCCGGGTCGACCCAGGCGAATCGGCGAACATTCGCTACGGCATCAGTGAGACGTATCTCGGGGACCCGGTCAGGATTCCGGTTACGGTTATCAACGGCGAACAGCCCGGCCCGACGGTCTTCCTCTCGGCGGCGGCCCACGGCGACGAACTCAACGGAATCGAAGTCGTTCGCGAGGTGGCTCACGATTGGGACCACTCCGTTCTCCACGGGACGTTAGTCTGTCTGCCCGTGATGAACGTTCCCGGCTTCATCGCCCAGGAGCGATACTTGCCGATCTACGACCGCGACCTGAATCGATCGTTTCCCGGTCGGGAGGGATCGACGAGCGCCAGACGGATGGCACACCAGATTTACACGAACTTCATCGAGCCGTGCGATATCGGCGTCGACTTCCACACGTCGACGCGCGGGCGGACGAACATGCTTCACGTCCGAGCGAACATGGAGCGCCCGAACGTCGCCAGACTCGCGAACGCGTTCAGCTCGAACGTGATTATCGCGGGAGAGGGCCCATCGGGAACGCTTCGCCGGGAGGCGACGGAGGCCGGCATCCCGACGATTACCGTCGAGATGGGCGAGGCACACCGGTTCCAGCGGCGATTGATCGACCGCGCACTCACCGGCGTCGCCAGCGTCCTCGCCGAGTTCGGCCTCCACCGGGACTCGTCGGTCCACTGGCCCGGGTGGCGAACCGTCATCGACACCGACGACGAGAAAACCTGGCTTCGCGCGGACGCGGGCGGCATCGTCGACATGAAACGCGGCCGCGGCGCGCTCGTCGAAGAGGGCGAAGTGATCTGTGCCATTACCAACCCGTTCAAAGAGGAAGAGGACATCGTCACCGTCGAGGCTCCCTTCACCGGTCTCATCGTCGGCGTCCTCGAGAATCCGGTGGTCTACCCGGGGAACCCGCTGTGCCATCTCGTCGGCCTTTCGCCGGACACGCTCACCGCGCTCGAGCGCGAGCGCACGACGGAACGGTCCCGATCCGACCTTCGGCGCCAGGAGCACAGAGACTGA